AGTTGTCAAGTATTTTTATTGTGCAAATATAAACATTTTAATTAATTACGTATTATGTTAGTTAATTTTATTATTTAATTGATTTAAAATATGAATGACTGAATAGCCCAAATAGGTAATTAAAAAACAAGTCTTTTAGAGTATGAAAATCGATTTCCTGTATAAATAATTTATTACGCAAAATGATTGCGTATTTCTATTATTACTTTGCATTATCAAAATGAAATAATAATAAGGTTTGGAAAAAACAAACCTTAATGAAGATATCAGACAGGTCTTGTTGAGTGTTTCGGTATATCACCATTGCAGAAGGATTGTTGAGAAACATGATCTTATTCTGTTCAACTTGATCTGAAGGTTTGAGGAGTTTTCCAAAAACTTCTACCATGTGCTATGGGTCGAAGGTTCGAATCCTTCTGTTTCCTTATGGAAATATAACTCAGTTTGGTAGAGTAATAGCTTTATGCGTGGGTTCGATTCCCACTCTCATTTCGGATGAGATAGCTCAGTTGGTCAGAGCACTACGCTTTTAACGTAGGTTAAAATAGACTCAAAATCTATTTTGCAGAGTTTAATATTTCTCTTCAAAAAATGTATGTATGGAAAAAGTCTGAGCTTTTTCAGTTGTTCAGTCAATATTTTGGAGAAGCCTGTAAAAAAGTTTTTTGTGAAAAAATAACCTGACGGATCATGATAAAAAGCTGGATGGTGTAAATGAAGTTTTTTTTGTGTAGCAGTGACAGTGAATACGCTCAAAAGCTCGTGTACCCAAAAAGTAGTATTGTCATGTATGTCTTGAAATGATTCTTTCAGAAATGCTTATTTCCGCTGTTTTCAGAAGAAAAATCCTCAGTTTTTTTCCTTTTATAAAGTATAAAATAACCTTAAAATATAATATGATGTTTAGAAATGTACAAATTAATGCATATCAGGTAGGTCTGGTATTTAAAAACCGGAATCTTATTGAGATCTTACGAGAAGGCCATCACTGGATTTTTGGAAATAAATCTGTGGATACCTATGAAATGAAAACACTTTTGCAGATAAATGATGACCTGCTGCTTCTACTAAAACATCAGGAGTTAAGCGCTATGCTTGAATTGGTTGAGGTAAAAGACGGAGAACTTGTTTTAGTCTATGAAAACGGAATCTTTAAAGAAGTTCTGCATGTAGGGCAGTATGCTGCCTGGAAAGATGTTGTAAACAGGACCTTTCAAAAGATTGATATGACGAAAGTTGATATTACCGAAAAAATTTCCAAAACGATTCTGGAAAATCCAAAATTGAAAAACCTGGTGAGAAAATTTGTGGTAACCAGTCAATACAAAGGTTTGCTCATTATTGATGGAAAGCTGACAAAAGTGCTGGAAGCAGGGACTTATTATTTCTGGATGAATGAAATTTCTGTTGAAGTAAAAAGTGTAGATACCCGCATGCAACAAATGGAGATGGCAGGTCAGGAACTTTTAACAAAAGATAAAACAATGCTTCGTATCAATTTTTATGTCCGTTACCAGGTTGAAAATGTGGTGAAAGCATTGATGGATAATAAGGAGTATGATAAGCAACTATACATTATCATGCAATTGGCTTTGCGTGAATTTGTTGGGGCTTTAACACTGGATGAATTGCTGGTGAAAAAAGATAATGTAGGACAGGAGATTCTTGCTAATATGGATAAAAAGGGTGAAGATCTTGGACTGAGAACTACGGATGCGGGGATCCGTGACGTTATTCTTACCGGAGAAATGAAGGAGATCATGAATCAGGTTTTGATTGCCGAGAAAAAGGCTCAGGCTAATAGCATCATGCGTCGGGAGGAAACAGCTTCTACAAGGAGCTTGCTGAATACCGCAAAATTGATGGAAGAAAATGAAGTGTTGTGGAAACTGAAAGAAATGGAATATATGGAAAGGATCGCGGATAAAATCGGAGATATTACCGTATCCGGAAACAGCAATATTGTTTCCCAGCTTAAAGAGATTTTCGCAAAATAGAAAACTGCCCCAATTATTATATATGAGCAGGTTTCTGTAAAGAAATCTGCTTTTTTAGTACCATCTGAATAAGTAAAAGGAAATTTTAAAAATTATAGGTAATGAGAAAAAATACCGTTTTTAAGAATGATCAGGGAAGACAAAAGATCTTGACAATGTATGATGCTGCGCTGCTGGGTTGTGGTGTGGGAATTAAGCAAAGAGTATGTAAAACAAGTTTTGGAGATACATATATGGTAGAAGCCGGTGAGGAAAATGAAGACATTCTTGTGCTTTTACATGGCGCGTCATCCAATTCGACGTCATGGATCTCAGATTTCCATGTTTATGCTCAAAAGTATAAAGTAATAGCCGTTGATATTATCGGTGAACCCGGGAAAAGTGCGGAGACGCGGCTTTCCTATGAAACCATGGATTATGCCCTGTGGTTACAAGAGGTGTTTGATGCAATGCAGATAAAAAAAGCACATATTGTAGGGTTGTCCCAGGGAGGATGGCTGGCAGTGCGTTTTGCAGGGTGTTTTCCTGAAAGGGTATACAAAATGGTTTTGCTTTCACCAGCCGGTATTGTAAGAACTGCAGGGAGTTTTATATTTAAGGCGATATTCTACTCGCTGTTTGGAAAAGCGGGCAGGAAAAAAATCAACGAAATTATATTGGGAGAACAGTCCGTTGATCCAAAGGTTATAGAGTTTATGGATCTAATGCAGGATCATGTCAATGCAAGGATGGATAAGGAGTATATCTTTCAGGATGAGGAGTTGGAGAACCTTACCATGCCGGTTTTGTTCATTGGAGGAAGAAGAGATGTAATCCGGTCTACAGAACAGATTTCAAAACGTCTTGGAGGTATATTGCCGGACTTGAAAACAATTATTGATGAAAATAAGGGACATGTACTCGTGGACACGTCTGAAGAAATTGTTAATTTTCTTCAGAATTGATGGTATGCCAATTTGAAAATTCTGGTCCGCAAACGGGCCAGAATTTTTAATTCAAAAGATTTTGAGCGGATGAATTTATTTCCCCTCGTTATTTTTACTGACCCACTCTTCATAAGAAATTACACCCCATTCAGGTCTGCCTTCACCTTCTAAAACAGAGATGAATTCCAGTTGATTTCCGTCGGGATCATTAAAATAAATAGCTAAAGCCGGCATCCATGCAAAAACCATAGGCTTGTCTATCCCGTCTTTTAAGAAATTATAAGGTTTCAGATTTCTGTTTTGTAAATAGTCAACAGAATAGTTCAGGATGTCTTCCTTATCACTTGAAAAAGCAAAATGCCGTGGTTGTAAATTTTCTTTTTGCTCCCATAAACCCAGCATAAAGTCCTTTCCTTTACCAATCCATAAAAATGCAATAGGTCTCGTTTCGTCACGATGAGCCAGTGTGAGGCCTAATACTTGGGTGTAAAATTGAATGGCATTCTCCAGGTTACTCACTTGGATATGGGTTTCATATAATCCTTTGATCATGATTTTTTTGTTTAATGTGATGATACAAAGCTATACATAAAGACAGGAAAATAGGAGAGCCGGATTTCGGCTTAAGTGACCAATTTTACGGTTGCTGTCTAAGTTCTGTGGGAGTTTTGCCTTTCTGATGTTGTATGAAGCGGGAAAAATGCGTTGGTGAGTCAAATTGCAGCTCATTACTGATCTCTTTAATACTTTTATCAGTATATTTCAGAAGTACTTCAGCTTCCCGCAAGATTCTGTTTTGAATAACTTTTAAAGCCGGATATCCTAAATGTTCAGCTACACACTCGCTGAGGTATTTAGGGGTTATGTTCATTTGGTCCGCATAAGATGCCACGGTTTTATTTTCTTTGAATTGCATGTCAACAAGCTGCCGGAAGCGGTGCATAATCTGAAATTTCCGGTTGATCGAAGTATCGGAATTCAGCAGGCAGATTTCGCAAATCCTATTGTATTCAAATAAAATCTGTACAAGATAAAGTCGTATCATTTCCATTCCGAAGGGAGCTTCTGTGTCTATTTCCTGTGAAATTTTATTGAATTTGTACAGGAAATCTTTTTGTTGTTTTCCTTTCAGAGGAAATGTCGGAGGATAGTTGGGATTAATGAACATGAGATCATTCAGCACATGGTTATAAGCCCAGCCTTTTTTTAAAAATGAAGGTTCAAAAAAGATGAATTTTGCATCAAATGTTTTCTGGGGCTTTTCTAATGCTACCCATGATTCTGCCGGAATCACAGAAACACTATTGGGCATGATTAAAAATTGATGCGAGCCTGCTTTGATTCTGGTTTTACCCTTCACTCCTATAATAATCATATAAAAATGAATGCGGTTACCCTCAAGAGGTATTATCTCTTTGCCACTGACGGACAGGCATACAATGTCCATTTCCTTTTCGGGAAGGATGTAATTGAAATAACGACCGACAAATGATACAATATTCAGCTCGTGCTCTTCTTTCATGATGAACAAAGTTATCAATCTGTTGATTAAAAAAATCAATATTTTATTTCTTTATAGAAAAGCTATGATAGGCATTATGATTCGAATGTACAGACCTATCTAGCTTAAATAAAAAGCCGGCAAATAATCATTCGCCGGCTTTTTATTATTTTTTTTAACTGATTTCTTCTTCAAAGTTCTTTTTCCATTTTGCAATGGTAGTTCTGCTTATCTTGTACTTTTTAGACATATAACTTGTCGAAAAGCCATGCTTTTTTTGATATTGCAGCAGTTTAAGCATTGTTTTTTTGTCGTAGGTCTTTAGTTTTTGATTGTTTTTTGAGCTTTCTTTTGATTGTTCAAAAATTCTTTCATTGAATTTTAAAACATCATCAGAAGTGTTAAGTCTTTTCAGTAATTCTTTAATTTTGGGTTCTTCTAATTTATCCGGATGCTCCAGTCTGAGCATATCGTGGTAAATCTTGCTGTAATTTGGTCGCATTATATCTTATTTAATGGGTGTGTTTATTTTTTGCAGCCAACGGTGAAGGGTACTTTTAGGAATAGAATATTCTTTAATGACCTCATTCAGAGTCATCTCTCCTGATTGAATTCTTTTAATGATGAATTCTTTTATTTCCTGTGTGTAAATGTTTTTTCTGAAATAAGGGATTTTGTCTGATTTCTCCGTATTCTTGTTTACAGCTGCCGGTGGAGCGTATAAAATAAGGTGAGAACTATATAATCTGAAAAAATCGTACTCCAGTAATTTGCTGCATCGTAGCAGAACTTCTGTATCTATCGATTTGCTGTTGTACATCTTTTCAACAAATTCTTCATCCTTGTTTAAGAAATTACAAATTCTTTCCATTGTAATTCCTTTATCGTCAACCCGCTCTTTCACGAATTGCCCGATATGTATTTCTTTGTATAACATTTTTATTAGATAATATTTTATAATTAGTGTTTGCTTAGATAGATTAGATAAAATAGTATATCAACTGTATTCTGAATATGTGATACGTATAGAAATAATAGAATATGTTACAAAATAGGTAATCAATTGCCCTTGTGAGCAGCGAAGATGGTAAAAAGCAAAACTTCTGGAATAGCATGGCTATTATTTGCTGAATTTTTTAGTATGTAAAGAATGACTTGAGTATCCTTCTAACCTCCATCGATGCTTTTAGCGATTATTTATCTTTTGTCTCGTCTAATAAAATACTATAGATATCAGATTTTATGACTGCAGTAGCAATAATATATTATCTAAAGCCCTTTCATTCAATTTTTTCTTTATATTGTTTACTCGTAGATTAATTTTTTTTATAAAAGTTAAATAAGAAAAATCTTATTTTAATTTAAAGTTATATAATAAAAAATCAACTTCTTGATTTTCAAATATAGAAAAATTTAAAATTGATGCAAAAAATATAAGTAATAAATAATGTTAAAAAATGACATTAACGGAAAAATTAAGGTTTTAAATTTTTATATTTTTAATAATATAAATTTATGTGTGAATTATTTGAAATAATGCTTATTCGTTTATGCTATTTTGAGAATTCGTTTATTGTGTATAATATTTCAAGTATTTACCTTTGTGATTAACTATGGATGCATTCACTAATATCTTCGATTTTCCTAAAAAAATTAATTATAAAAATGAATTACTTGCGGGATTTACTGTCGCAATGACCATGATCCCGGAGTCTCTTTCATTTGCGATTCTTGCGGGACTTTCTCCGCTTACGGGCTTGTATGCCGCTTTTTTAATGGGATTGATCACGGCTGTTTTTGGAGGGAGGCCGGGAATGGTGTCCGGAGGAGCAGGTGCTACAGTCGTGGTATTGATTGCTTTGGCTAAATCGCATGGAGTAGAATATCTGTTCGCAACCGTTGCTTTAGCAGGAGTTTTCCAGATATTGGTTGGTATTTTTAAACTGGGGAAATTTGTTCGCCTCATTCCTCAGCCCGTTATGTATGGGTTTTTGAATGGTTTAGCGGTCATTATTTTTATGGCTCAGGTAGAACAGTTTAAATTTGTAGATGGCAACGGAGCCGTTCATTGGCTTCAGGGAAGTTCTTTATATATTATGGCCGGACTTACGGCTTTTACAATAGCCATTGTTTATTTTTTTCCTAAACTGACCAAAGTGGTTCCTGCCTCATTGGTTGCCATTATTATTGTTTTTGGACTTGTCCTGGGATTAAATATCCATACAAAGACTGTCGCGGATATTGCACACATCAGCGGAAGTTTTCCTGCATTTCATATTCCTGCCGTACCATTTTCATTGGAAACCCTGAAAATTATATTTCCTTACGCATTAATCATGGCTGGTGTAGGCCTTATAGAATCTCTTTTAACTCTTTCGATGGTTGATGAGATCACCAATTCCAAAGGAAATGCTAACCGTGAATCTGTGGCTCAGGGACTTGCTAATATTACCAATGGTTTTTTTGCCGGAATGGGCGGTTGTGCCATGGTAGCTCAGACGTTAGTTAATCTCAATGCAGGATCTCGAGCCAGGCTTTCAGGAATCATTGCATCAATAACGATTTTGATTATTATTCTGGTAGGAGCACCATTTATTGAAAAAATTCCAATGGCTGCTTTGGTAGGAGTAATGATGATGGTAGCCATCAGTACCTTTCAGTGGGTTTCGATAAGGATTGTCAATAAGATGCCAAAGTCTGACATATTTGTTGGGGTGATCGTCGCGATGATAACAATAGTTTTGCATAATCTGGCCTTAGCTGTTCTTGTAGGAGTCATCATTGCGTCGTTGGTATTTGCCTGGGATAATGCAAAAAGGATCAGAGCAAGAAAGTACGTTGATGAGGACGGAGTAAAACATTATGAAATATCCGGCCCTTTATTTTTCGGATCTGTAACCGCATTTGCAGAGAAATTTGATCCGGCAGCCGATCCGGATAAAGTTGTTGTGGATTTTAAAGAAAGCAGAATTGTTGATATGAGTGCAATTGATGCTTTGGATAAGCTGTCCAGACGGTATCATGAGCTCAATAAAACCTTACACCTACGCCATTTAAGCGAAGACTGCAGGAAAATTTTAAAAACAGCGGAAGCGGTAATTGATGTTAGCATAGAAGATGATCCCACTTATAAGGTAATGCCCGAGAAATAGACAGATGGTAGGTACGTGCCATGATGAGTTGTCGTTTTTTTTCTTAATTATTAATCATAAATCTTAAAAAGTTATAAAAAAAACAGACTTTAATTTTAAAAAATTATCTTTGGGAGGAATTGAATAGATTCAAACTAAAAACTAACGACGAAAAAATGAAATTATATGGAGTAATTTTTAGCAATGCTCTGTGTAAATTGTAATACGTACCATTTTGAAAACAGATATTGACATCCACAACCACTATCATTTCTCTTTTGATTTGTGGCTTACTTTGATAAAATCTCACCCTGAATTTAAAGCAAAAAGAGTTGAGCTGTTCACCTCGTTTTTTACCATTAATCAACCCATAGAAACTGTTACAAAAACAGTAAAATATTATGATGATTTGTGTAATACGATGAATGAAGTAACAGGAGGGAATGTGGATACATTTGAAATTTATCTTCTTATATTAAGCGCTTTACAGGTTGATATAAAAGAAATCAATACGGATGATCTCAATGCATTTTATATAAAAAGCGAAGAATTGTTCCTGGAGTACAAACCGGTTATTATTTTTGACAATATACACCAGCTTTTCGACGAGATCAAAAACCAGGGGAAGACCATCAATATTTTAAGTAATACCGGCTTTATAAAAGGGAAAACGCTTAGAAAGTTTTTAATAGAAGAGAATCTGGACGATTATATCGATTTCCATATCTATTCAGATGAGATCAATTGTTCAAAACCCAATCCGATTGCTTTTCAGGAAGTGAAAAGTAAAATCAAAAACCAGGAGCTGGAACTTCGTCAGATTTTGCATATCGGTGATAATGCGGTTGCCGATTTTAATGGAGCGAAAAGCTTTGGTTTCAATGCACATTTACTTAAACATTCAATATAATAACTATGAACACGAGGTACAGTTTACATCATATTCATTCTGCGGAAGAGTTTAGCTTTTCTCCGGCAGAATACAGTTATTTTAAATATGGAGATAAATCTTATGCCGAGAAGTTTGCTAAAGAATTATTCGAAGGATTTATTAGACATTATGAAGGGCTTTTCGATGCCGATAAAGAAATCGTGATTTTACCGAGTCCTTATATGGCAATTCCCACTGCTTCAAACTTTTTATGCTTTTATTTTAAAAAGTGCCTTGATTTCTATCTTTTTCAAAAAGGAAAGAAGTCAAGTATTTTATCAAAGATCAACCGTAATCATACCTATACAACAGATTATGGAAATCTTAATTTCGAGGATCGGAAAAATCTGATTGCTAATGATACGTATTATATTGACAAGGATTTTCTAAGAGGAAAACTTTGTATTTTTATAGATGATATCAAAATTACAGGAAGCCATGAGCATACTGTAAACAAAATATTGAATGAATATGACGTACAAGCTGATTTCATATTCTTATATTATGCGGAGTTAATGAATTTTAATATTGACCCGAAAATTGAAAACTACTTCAATTACTATGCAGTAAAAAATGTAGATCACATTGTTGAAGTGATGGCGAGATCTGGTTTTCAGTTTAATACGAGAATTGTGAAATATATTTTAGGGTTGGATTCAAGTAATTTTGAGTATCTTACGTCTAAAGTAAAAAAGGAACAGATCGATAGCTTGCTTGAACTGGCAATCAGCAATAACTATCATTTAATAGAAGAATACGAAAATAACATAAATGCTTTAACACAAACAGAATTATATTATGGCTATTAACTTACAAAAAGGACAAAGAGAAAATATAAACGCACCTAAATTTACCGTAGGTTTAGGATGGGACATCAATAATACATCAACGGGAGGTTCTTTCGATTTAGATGCTTCTTTATTTTTATTGGGAGAAAATAAAAAATTGGTTTCAGATAATCACTTTATTTTTTACAACAACCTGGAATCTCCGGATAAAGCAGTAATCCATACGGGAGATAATTTGACAGGAGATGGAGATGGCGACGATGAGCAAATTAAAATTGATCTTACCAAAATCGATTCTGCTGTAAAGGAAATAACAGTGGTTGTTACCATTCACGAAGCTGAAGCAAGAAAACAAAATTTCGGACAGGTAAGAAACTCTTTTATCAGAATTTTCAATACCGATACCAACGAAGAAATTCTAAAATATGAACTGGATGAGGACTTCTCCATCGAAACGGCGGTAGAATTCGGAAGAATCTATAACAGAAACGGAGAGTGGAAGTTTGAAGCGGTAGGAAGCGGACAGAGAGAAGGGCTTGAAAAATTTGTATCACTTTATCAATAATTTATCATGGATAACGAACCCAATCAACCTATCGACCCACTTCAGTCAATTGAACCTCTTAAAACATTTGAGCCGGCACAGCCTGTTCAATCCAACCAGGGAACTCCTGGGGTTCTGGTAGACCGCGATGGAAATGTGAATTTAAGCCAGATCAAAAATGATGATCTGCAAAAATATGAAAATGCAGCGAATGCCATAGATGAAACTAATCCCGGTTCTATCGTAAATTTTGGTTCTGAACTGCAGAAGACGCTTGCAAACCAGAGTGACAGCTTTCTGAATAACGTTAGGAGGTCCAATTCTGGTGAAGTAGGAGAGCTGATCAATAATTTATTGGTTGAGCTTAATTACGTGGATGTAGATGAAATCAATGGCGGAAATAAAGCGAAAAGCTTTTTAAGCCGTTTGCCATTCATGAAAAAAGTAATTACCCAGGTTGAGAACTTATTTGCGAAGTACGATAAGATTATCAATAATATTGATCAGATCTCTTATAAAGTAAATGCAGGGATCATTACTTCTACAAAGGATAATGCAGTATTGCAAACGATCTTTGACAGCAATGTGAACTCGATTAAACAAATAGAAGATCTTGTAATTGCAGGGAATCTAAGAATGGAGAGAGCGGGAAGAGAACTTGCAGAAATGGAAGCGAATATCCAGAATTATGCTGATTATCAGATTGCAGATAAAAGAGACTTCATTAACAGGCTGGACAGAAGATTGGCTGATCTCAAAGTTGTTCGTCTGATCATGATGCAGTCCCTTCCGCAAATCAGATTGGTACAGAACAATAATGTTTCCATAGCTGAAAAAGCACAGACTATCCTTACCACAACATTGCCGGTATGGAAGAATCAGCTTTCTTTAGCTGTTGCCATGCACAGACAGCAACAGAATATTGAAATTCAGCAAAAGGTATCTTCCACTACAGAAGAAATTTTAAGGAAAAATGCAGAACGTCTGGGGCAAAACTCAAGAAACGTTGCGAAGGCAAACGAGCAGACCATTGTATCCGCTGAAACCTTGAAAGAAACAACAGCCATGTTGATCAATACCCTGAATGAAGTAAAGCAGATCCAAAAGCAAGGAACAGAAAACAGAAGAAAGCTGGATCAGGACCTGCAAACATTAGAAAGCGAACTAAAAGCAAATATCAGAGGTTAATAATACGATACACCGGTGAATGATGAAGCTGTAACCATACTGTCTCAGAGTAAAAGAAGATTAACGAAACTTAAACTTCTTGCCAACTTCTTTGAAAATGTTAATATAATATCCATTTACATTAAAACAGATATTATACATAATCTATTCAATGAAAATAAGACACTGGATTTTCAGAAGCTTGAGCTTTTTCACCTTCAGTATACGGACAGCCTGATAGAATTGTTGACCAAGATAAAGAAGAAAAAGGAAAACGATCTGCTGGCGGTTATTAATGAAATTGATATTAATAATCAATATATTTCAGCTTTTGAAGAAGGGAAAGTTGATAGTTTTGAAATAGACAGGAAAATGTACAGCGGTATATTTTCTA
The sequence above is drawn from the Chryseobacterium daecheongense genome and encodes:
- a CDS encoding helix-turn-helix domain-containing protein; protein product: MKEEHELNIVSFVGRYFNYILPEKEMDIVCLSVSGKEIIPLEGNRIHFYMIIIGVKGKTRIKAGSHQFLIMPNSVSVIPAESWVALEKPQKTFDAKFIFFEPSFLKKGWAYNHVLNDLMFINPNYPPTFPLKGKQQKDFLYKFNKISQEIDTEAPFGMEMIRLYLVQILFEYNRICEICLLNSDTSINRKFQIMHRFRQLVDMQFKENKTVASYADQMNITPKYLSECVAEHLGYPALKVIQNRILREAEVLLKYTDKSIKEISNELQFDSPTHFSRFIQHQKGKTPTELRQQP
- a CDS encoding VOC family protein; its protein translation is MIKGLYETHIQVSNLENAIQFYTQVLGLTLAHRDETRPIAFLWIGKGKDFMLGLWEQKENLQPRHFAFSSDKEDILNYSVDYLQNRNLKPYNFLKDGIDKPMVFAWMPALAIYFNDPDGNQLEFISVLEGEGRPEWGVISYEEWVSKNNEGK
- a CDS encoding alpha/beta hydrolase translates to MRKNTVFKNDQGRQKILTMYDAALLGCGVGIKQRVCKTSFGDTYMVEAGEENEDILVLLHGASSNSTSWISDFHVYAQKYKVIAVDIIGEPGKSAETRLSYETMDYALWLQEVFDAMQIKKAHIVGLSQGGWLAVRFAGCFPERVYKMVLLSPAGIVRTAGSFIFKAIFYSLFGKAGRKKINEIILGEQSVDPKVIEFMDLMQDHVNARMDKEYIFQDEELENLTMPVLFIGGRRDVIRSTEQISKRLGGILPDLKTIIDENKGHVLVDTSEEIVNFLQN
- a CDS encoding slipin family protein, producing the protein MMFRNVQINAYQVGLVFKNRNLIEILREGHHWIFGNKSVDTYEMKTLLQINDDLLLLLKHQELSAMLELVEVKDGELVLVYENGIFKEVLHVGQYAAWKDVVNRTFQKIDMTKVDITEKISKTILENPKLKNLVRKFVVTSQYKGLLIIDGKLTKVLEAGTYYFWMNEISVEVKSVDTRMQQMEMAGQELLTKDKTMLRINFYVRYQVENVVKALMDNKEYDKQLYIIMQLALREFVGALTLDELLVKKDNVGQEILANMDKKGEDLGLRTTDAGIRDVILTGEMKEIMNQVLIAEKKAQANSIMRREETASTRSLLNTAKLMEENEVLWKLKEMEYMERIADKIGDITVSGNSNIVSQLKEIFAK
- a CDS encoding SulP family inorganic anion transporter, with product MDAFTNIFDFPKKINYKNELLAGFTVAMTMIPESLSFAILAGLSPLTGLYAAFLMGLITAVFGGRPGMVSGGAGATVVVLIALAKSHGVEYLFATVALAGVFQILVGIFKLGKFVRLIPQPVMYGFLNGLAVIIFMAQVEQFKFVDGNGAVHWLQGSSLYIMAGLTAFTIAIVYFFPKLTKVVPASLVAIIIVFGLVLGLNIHTKTVADIAHISGSFPAFHIPAVPFSLETLKIIFPYALIMAGVGLIESLLTLSMVDEITNSKGNANRESVAQGLANITNGFFAGMGGCAMVAQTLVNLNAGSRARLSGIIASITILIIILVGAPFIEKIPMAALVGVMMMVAISTFQWVSIRIVNKMPKSDIFVGVIVAMITIVLHNLALAVLVGVIIASLVFAWDNAKRIRARKYVDEDGVKHYEISGPLFFGSVTAFAEKFDPAADPDKVVVDFKESRIVDMSAIDALDKLSRRYHELNKTLHLRHLSEDCRKILKTAEAVIDVSIEDDPTYKVMPEK
- a CDS encoding helix-turn-helix domain-containing protein; translation: MRPNYSKIYHDMLRLEHPDKLEEPKIKELLKRLNTSDDVLKFNERIFEQSKESSKNNQKLKTYDKKTMLKLLQYQKKHGFSTSYMSKKYKISRTTIAKWKKNFEEEIS
- a CDS encoding TerD family protein, with the translated sequence MAINLQKGQRENINAPKFTVGLGWDINNTSTGGSFDLDASLFLLGENKKLVSDNHFIFYNNLESPDKAVIHTGDNLTGDGDGDDEQIKIDLTKIDSAVKEITVVVTIHEAEARKQNFGQVRNSFIRIFNTDTNEEILKYELDEDFSIETAVEFGRIYNRNGEWKFEAVGSGQREGLEKFVSLYQ
- a CDS encoding toxic anion resistance protein codes for the protein MDNEPNQPIDPLQSIEPLKTFEPAQPVQSNQGTPGVLVDRDGNVNLSQIKNDDLQKYENAANAIDETNPGSIVNFGSELQKTLANQSDSFLNNVRRSNSGEVGELINNLLVELNYVDVDEINGGNKAKSFLSRLPFMKKVITQVENLFAKYDKIINNIDQISYKVNAGIITSTKDNAVLQTIFDSNVNSIKQIEDLVIAGNLRMERAGRELAEMEANIQNYADYQIADKRDFINRLDRRLADLKVVRLIMMQSLPQIRLVQNNNVSIAEKAQTILTTTLPVWKNQLSLAVAMHRQQQNIEIQQKVSSTTEEILRKNAERLGQNSRNVAKANEQTIVSAETLKETTAMLINTLNEVKQIQKQGTENRRKLDQDLQTLESELKANIRG
- a CDS encoding helix-turn-helix domain-containing protein; this translates as MLYKEIHIGQFVKERVDDKGITMERICNFLNKDEEFVEKMYNSKSIDTEVLLRCSKLLEYDFFRLYSSHLILYAPPAAVNKNTEKSDKIPYFRKNIYTQEIKEFIIKRIQSGEMTLNEVIKEYSIPKSTLHRWLQKINTPIK
- a CDS encoding HAD family hydrolase, whose amino-acid sequence is MKTDIDIHNHYHFSFDLWLTLIKSHPEFKAKRVELFTSFFTINQPIETVTKTVKYYDDLCNTMNEVTGGNVDTFEIYLLILSALQVDIKEINTDDLNAFYIKSEELFLEYKPVIIFDNIHQLFDEIKNQGKTINILSNTGFIKGKTLRKFLIEENLDDYIDFHIYSDEINCSKPNPIAFQEVKSKIKNQELELRQILHIGDNAVADFNGAKSFGFNAHLLKHSI